In Desulfobacterales bacterium, a genomic segment contains:
- a CDS encoding riboflavin synthase — translation MFTGIVQGKGRVVEKRPAGKGMVFTLAADFELPDPRPGESIAVNGVCLTAKEITGPRFSVDVSPESLARTTLGRLAVGGVVNLERALRLSDRLGGHLVSGHVDGVAPVIELRPEGDFVRFTFGIPAGFARYIIEKGSIAVDGISLTVNCCDRESFSVAIIPHTLEVTTLGILGKGDRVNIEVDLIGKYVEKLLAVKSESDRPAEPRINPAFLAEHGFIR, via the coding sequence ATGTTTACCGGGATCGTTCAGGGAAAGGGCCGGGTGGTGGAGAAGCGGCCGGCCGGCAAGGGAATGGTCTTCACCCTGGCGGCGGACTTTGAGCTGCCTGACCCGCGGCCGGGAGAAAGTATTGCGGTGAACGGGGTCTGTCTCACTGCCAAGGAGATAACCGGCCCCAGGTTTTCCGTGGATGTCTCGCCGGAGAGTCTGGCCCGGACCACCCTGGGGCGGTTGGCCGTGGGCGGGGTGGTCAACCTTGAGCGGGCGCTCAGGCTCAGCGACCGGCTGGGCGGCCACCTGGTCAGCGGCCATGTGGACGGGGTCGCACCGGTCATCGAGCTGCGGCCGGAAGGGGATTTCGTCCGCTTCACTTTCGGGATCCCGGCCGGTTTTGCCCGCTATATTATTGAGAAGGGTTCCATTGCGGTAGATGGCATCAGCCTGACCGTGAACTGCTGTGACCGGGAATCGTTTTCCGTGGCCATTATCCCCCATACCCTGGAGGTGACCACCCTGGGGATTCTCGGCAAGGGTGATAGAGTGAACATTGAGGTGGATTTGATCGGCAAGTATGTTGAGAAACTGCTTGCCGTAAAGTCGGAATCAGACCGGCCGGCAGAGCCGCGGATCAATCCCGCGTTTCTTGCCGAGCATGGTTTTATCCGTTAG